A single Alcanivorax borkumensis SK2 DNA region contains:
- a CDS encoding GntR family transcriptional regulator, producing the protein MGFKAKESLSEQIAQHLAQQIIHGDMLAGDRIQELRVAGELDVSRGSVREALLILQRRQLIDILPRRGAVVKEMSETHVRNLYEVMQVLLGLVIRKAIKVVREEDMDSFIELVHGLQVEAEERDYDAFFTLSFRFLEHLYPFARNVFVEDVLINMQPAMQRAYFMALHLEPDEIKECLSFFKALVETIFRRDVRSALEIIREFAEHQSELVEESITRARQIETAWGSRRRK; encoded by the coding sequence ATGGGTTTCAAAGCAAAAGAAAGCCTCTCTGAGCAAATTGCCCAGCATCTTGCGCAGCAGATTATTCATGGCGATATGCTGGCGGGAGATCGCATTCAGGAACTCCGTGTGGCCGGTGAGCTTGATGTCAGCCGAGGTTCGGTCCGTGAGGCTTTATTGATCCTGCAGCGTCGCCAGCTTATCGACATTCTTCCTCGCCGTGGTGCCGTGGTGAAAGAGATGTCAGAGACCCATGTGCGTAATCTGTATGAAGTCATGCAGGTGCTGCTGGGTTTAGTGATTCGAAAGGCTATTAAAGTGGTTCGAGAAGAAGATATGGATTCTTTCATCGAACTGGTCCACGGGTTACAGGTGGAGGCTGAAGAGCGGGATTATGATGCTTTTTTTACTCTTAGTTTTCGTTTCCTGGAGCATCTTTATCCATTCGCGCGTAATGTTTTTGTGGAAGATGTGTTGATTAACATGCAGCCAGCTATGCAGCGGGCTTACTTCATGGCGTTGCATTTGGAGCCTGATGAAATAAAGGAGTGTTTGTCGTTCTTTAAGGCGTTGGTGGAAACTATTTTTCGCCGTGATGTACGCTCGGCGCTGGAAATTATTCGGGAATTTGCAGAGCATCAGTCGGAGCTGGTGGAAGAGTCCATCACCCGTGCTCGGCAGATTGAAACCGCCTGGGGTTCGCGACGTCGTAAGTAA
- a CDS encoding DUF6726 family protein: MKSVMRLAAIALLAAVLSGCFLTKLATTPMRLVGAAGSVVGAVLSIIPVAGNAADEALEKVDGAIDNTADSIDKIPL; encoded by the coding sequence ATGAAATCTGTGATGCGTTTAGCCGCTATTGCTCTGTTGGCTGCGGTTCTTAGTGGTTGCTTTCTGACCAAGTTGGCCACCACGCCCATGCGTTTAGTGGGAGCGGCAGGCTCTGTGGTTGGGGCCGTATTGTCAATTATTCCAGTGGCGGGCAATGCTGCCGATGAAGCCCTTGAAAAAGTCGATGGTGCCATTGATAACACGGCGGATAGCATCGATAAGATACCGTTATAA